One Pyrococcus furiosus DSM 3638 genomic window, TCTGCCTTCTCCAGCACGCTTAGAAATGACCCAAATTCTATGACAAGTATTTCGGCAAGATAGCCCGAGAATCCCCTCACATATATTTCGCTTCCATAGGCTTTTATTCCCTTTAAAAAGCGTTTGAAAAGCCTTACCTCATTGTTCTTCCCCTTTAAATTTTCAATAACCCATTTCGTATGGAGTATCGACCTGTCAACTGCCGTCCTTACATCCTTCCAGCTTTTAACGTCATAGCATGGAACTATGTCCACCTTAACTCCCTTATATTCGGCTCTAACGTAGGGATGCTCGGCATAGGCTAATTCATACCTTCCAAGCTTTTTCCCTAAAACCTTTCCTGCTTCTAATCCTTTCTCCCTAAGCTTTTCTAAGCTTGTATCCAGGGGAAATGCAATGAAGAGATCTAAATCGTGGTCTCCAGCGAGATAAGTGTTCTTTGCCAGAGAACCAACGAAGTATGGCTTAGCGTTGAGGTTGAGCTCCTCAATTGTCTCTCTGGCCTTTTCCTCAATTTCACTCATAAGTGTTTTGACAAACCTCTCTTCTTCTTCCTTTGGGACTATTTTCTGGAGAGCTTCTTCAATGACTTCTTCAATATCCATGTTTGCACATGCCCTTAGGAAGTATTTTACCCTTTTGCTTTTGTCTCACAAAAAATAGAAGGTATGCTATAGGGTGCACTGAGAACTTTCATCTCCCGAGAGATCCCCATGAGCAATCCTTATGTTGGAGGAAAGCAATATGATCTAACTTAACGATGGAGTGGTGCCATCACGTTAATGTTCGAAAATAATTCAAAAATTTCCCTATTCGCTTAATTCGAATCTTGCTAGTGTTTCATATATTGGGCCCTTGGGGGTTAGAGTGCTCTTTTTTAGTTCAATTGCCTCAACTATGAAGGAACCGAAGTCTTCATTTGCGAGTTCCTTAAGCTTCATGGCAAGGCCGAGCTTGTCTTTAACAAACTTTACCCTTCCAAGGGTTATGTGGGCCACAAAGTTGCCCTCCTTTTTAAAGCCGAGTTTTGCTAGCTCATCATCTATTTCCTTGGCGATCTTCTTTATTATTTCATCATTTTCAACTCCAGCCCAGATAACTCTCACATAATTGGGATTTGGAAAGACTCCTATTCCCCTAACATTGACTTCGTGCTTCTTGTACTTTTTGGCAATTTTCTCAAGGATTTTCTTGATTTCTTCTGCCTGCTCTTCTGTGATTTCTCCCAGAAACTTTAGAGTTATGTGAAAGTTTTCCCTCTCGACGAACTTTATCTTGGCTTCCTTTGATCCTATGTAGTCTTGAGCCCTAACAAGTGCATCCCTAACGCTCTCACTAACGTCTATAGCTATAAACGCCCTCATGTTTGTGAGTAGTCTTGGGGAGTTATAATTCTTTTCACTTTCTACTCCTGTGATAGTGGGGGGAAGGCATAATGAGTTATCTCATAGCTAAAACTTCCCTTTTCGTGGTCAAAGGTTGTTCTTTTGCTGGTTTCTTTTTTAGAGATATCGAATGTGAACGGGAGTGTGAAACCAACTGCATTGATCACAACTGGTAGCGAAAACGGTATAGATCCTTAAATCATGCATCCTACACCCTCGATTGATGATTCATCACCATTTGAGCTAGTAATAGAGGAAAATCGTCTTAGATAGGCTTTTCCATTATCAGTGCTCTCGCTTTGTACCCTCTCTCCTCATACCATTTAACAGCTGGATTGTCAATCTCAACCCTTAGAACAATCTTTTTTGCTCCTCTCTCTTTTGCCCATTCTTCAGCTTTTCTTAAAAGAGCGGAACCTATTCCCAATCCCCTAGCCCATTTAACCACCTCGATATCATATATGTATGCTATCTTAACGTAATCCACTGTGTCGAGGGT contains:
- the thpR gene encoding RNA 2',3'-cyclic phosphodiesterase — encoded protein: MRAFIAIDVSESVRDALVRAQDYIGSKEAKIKFVERENFHITLKFLGEITEEQAEEIKKILEKIAKKYKKHEVNVRGIGVFPNPNYVRVIWAGVENDEIIKKIAKEIDDELAKLGFKKEGNFVAHITLGRVKFVKDKLGLAMKLKELANEDFGSFIVEAIELKKSTLTPKGPIYETLARFELSE
- a CDS encoding GNAT family N-acetyltransferase: MEYTIVDGEEYIEEIKKLDREISYSFVRFPISYEEYEERHEELFESLLSQGEHKFFVALNERSELLGHVWICITLDTVDYVKIAYIYDIEVVKWARGLGIGSALLRKAEEWAKERGAKKIVLRVEIDNPAVKWYEERGYKARALIMEKPI